From one Lolium rigidum isolate FL_2022 chromosome 4, APGP_CSIRO_Lrig_0.1, whole genome shotgun sequence genomic stretch:
- the LOC124650052 gene encoding uncharacterized protein LOC124650052 yields the protein MEVATKWDRRYLNTLRDADYDSFDQYPVTADEEVSALKTELMQARSRIHELEAESRSAKKKLDHMLRGLSEEKASWRSREHDKVRDIFDGVKEGLNRERKNRQRAELMNSKLVSELSELKSVAKRYLQDYEKERKARELMEEVCDELAKEIAEDKAEVEALKSESMKMRDEVEEERKMLQMAEVWREERVQMKLVDAKLTLDSKYSQLSDLQSEIEAFLRTHRGNSIDKESVRDAEMLKEAICSMKLHDMKEFSYKPPPASEDIFAVFEELRQREDTSEKEIGQCNGDTPISHATQIHTVSPETDIFLEKPSKKYPRQPCARNEEEDDSGWETVSHVDEHGSSNSPGGSEPSVNGFGGQNGASVSGTTDCDDCRSNSEISEVCSTTAEKFRKKGSSFARLWRSSNDNGRKKIGSELTNGRLSSGRISNSALSPTLKGSEVCTVSPSVGEWSPESVNPHVVRAMKGRIEWPQGAQKHNLKSSLMDSRVDSRKLQLRQALRQKI from the coding sequence ATGGAGGTGGCAACCAAGTGGGACCGTCGGTACCTGAACACATTGAGGGATGCCGACTACGACTCCTTTGACCAATATCCAGTGACTGCTGATGAAGAGGTCTCTGCACTAAAAACAGAGCTTATGCAGGCCCGCAGCCGGATTCATGAGCTTGAAGCTGAGAGTCGGTCTGCAAAGAAGAAGCTTGATCACATGTTAAGGGGCCTTTCTGAGGAAAAGGCTTCATGGAGGAGCAGGGAGCATGATAAGGTTCGAGACATCTTTGATGGTGTTAAAGAGGGTCTGAACAGGGAGAGGAAGAACCGACAAAGGGCAGAACTTATGAATTCCAAGTTGGTCAGTGAGCTATCCGAGTTGAAGTCGGTAGCAAAGCGGTACTTGCAAGATTATGAAAAGGAGAGAAAGGCCAGGGAGCTTATGGAGGAGGTGTGCGATGAATTAGCAAAGGAGATCGCGGAAGACAAAGCTGAGGTTGAGGCTCTGAAGAGTGAATCTATGAAGATGAgagatgaggtggaggaagaaaggAAGATGTTGCAGATGGCTGAGGTTTGGCGTGAAGAGAGGGTTCAGATGAAGCTTGTTGATGCAAAGCTGACGCTAGACAGCAAGTATTCACAGCTGAGCGACCTTCAGTCTGAGATTGAAGCTTTCCTCAGAACCCACCGAGGAAATAGCATAGATAAAGAATCAGTAAGAGATGCAGAAATGCTCAAGGAAGCAATTTGCTCTATGAAGCTTCATGATATGAAGGAGTTCTCTTACAAACCACCACCTGCTTCAGAGGACATTTTTGCTGTATTTGAGGAACTCAGGCAGAGGGAAGATACTAGTGAGAAGGAGATTGGGCAGTGTAATGGAGATACCCCCATCAGTCACGCAACACAGATCCATACGGTGAGTCCTGAAACTGACATCTTCCTGGAGAAACCATCAAAGAAGTATCCCCGCCAACCCTGTGCCAGaaatgaagaggaagatgatagCGGATGGGAGACTGTTAGCCACGTCGATGAGCACGGCTCTAGCAACTCACCCGGTGGAAGTGAACCATCAGTAAACGGCTTCGGTGGACAAAATGGTGCATCGGTGAGTGGAACAACGGACTGCGATGACTGCAGGTCAAATAGTGAGATCAGCGAAGTCTGTTCGACAACAGCAGAGAAGTTCCGGAAGAAAGGGTCTTCTTTCGCCAGGCTCTGGAGGTCATCAAACGACAATGGTCGCAAGAAAATAGGATCAGAGCTGACGAACGGTAGGCTGTCGAGCGGCAGAATATCGAACTCTGCTCTCTCCCCCACTCTGAAAGGCAGCGAAGTGTGCACGGTCTCACCAAGCGTAGGCGAGTGGAGCCCGGAGTCGGTAAACCCTCACGTGGTTCGGGCAATGAAAGGGCGCATAGAGTGGCCCCAAGGCGCGCAGAAGCACAACCTGAAGTCCAGCCTTATGGACTCGAGAGTCGACAGTCGCAAGCTCCAGCTCCGTCAAGCATTGAGGCAGAAGATCTAG